A region from the Microtus ochrogaster isolate Prairie Vole_2 unplaced genomic scaffold, MicOch1.0 UNK43, whole genome shotgun sequence genome encodes:
- the Camk2n2 gene encoding calcium/calmodulin-dependent protein kinase II inhibitor 2 — protein MSEILPYGEDKMGRFGADPEGSDLSFSCRLQDTNSFFAGNQAKRPPKLGQIGRAKRVVIEDDRIDDVLKGMGEKPPSGV, from the exons ATGTCCGAGATCCTACCCTACGGTGAGGACAAGATGGGTCGCTTCGGCGCAGACCCCGAGGGCTCCGACCTCTCTTTCAGCTGCCGCCTGCAGGACACCAACTCCTTCTTCGCCGGCAACCAGGCCAAGCGGCCCCCCAAGCTGGGCCAGATCGGCCGAGCCAAGAGAG TGGTGATCGAGGATGACCGGATAGACGACGTGCtgaaggggatgggggagaagcCTCCGTCCGGAGTGTAG